From Saccharothrix espanaensis DSM 44229, the proteins below share one genomic window:
- a CDS encoding GNAT family N-acetyltransferase: MNLRRLSPRDWATWRDMRLSALASDPGAFGSTLTVEQGYGEARWREILHPRWGVKVIAEAPQPVGLVGTVPHEVHDDVLYLYSMWVKPPFRRRGVGEALVAEVLAWAMEHGWPRVQLRVFAGNVPARRLYERLGFTGDGEVMDLAVS, encoded by the coding sequence ATGAACCTCCGAAGGCTGTCCCCGCGGGACTGGGCGACTTGGCGTGACATGAGGCTCAGCGCACTGGCCAGCGACCCCGGCGCGTTCGGCTCGACGCTGACCGTCGAGCAGGGGTACGGGGAGGCCCGCTGGCGCGAGATCCTGCACCCGCGGTGGGGCGTGAAAGTCATCGCGGAGGCGCCCCAGCCGGTCGGACTGGTGGGGACAGTGCCCCATGAGGTCCACGACGACGTGCTGTACCTGTACTCCATGTGGGTGAAACCGCCGTTCCGCCGGCGGGGCGTCGGCGAAGCCCTGGTGGCCGAGGTCCTGGCCTGGGCGATGGAGCACGGCTGGCCCCGGGTGCAGCTCCGGGTGTTCGCCGGCAACGTCCCGGCCCGCCGGCTGTACGAGCGGCTGGGCTTCACCGGTGACGGCGAGGTGATGGACCTCGCGGTGAGCTAA
- a CDS encoding acetyl-CoA C-acetyltransferase, whose protein sequence is MSEALIFDAVRTPRGRGKRGSLHSVKPITLASGVLAALARRNDLDTSAVDDVVFGVVSPVGEQGSDIARTAVLAAGWDLRPAGVQLNRFCASGLESVNLAAAKVASGFEDLVVAGGVESMSRVPMGSDGGAWMADPETNLATNFVPQGVSADLIATLEGFSREDVDAFALQSQQRASLARDKGYFERSLVPVVDQNGVVVLDHDEAIRPETTLAALGGLKPSFQFHGDLGFDAVAIDRYPSVERIDHVHTPGNSSQIVDGAAAMLIGSARAGRDLGLTPRARVVSVAVVGSEPTIMLTGPAPAARKALDRARLSVEDIDLFEINEAFSSVVLKFRRELDLPDEKVNVNGGAIAMGHPLGATGCMILGTLLDELERRDLRRGLATLCVGGGMGIATIIERL, encoded by the coding sequence ATGAGCGAAGCCTTGATCTTCGACGCGGTGCGCACACCGCGCGGCAGGGGAAAGCGCGGTTCGCTGCACAGCGTGAAGCCGATCACCCTGGCCTCCGGGGTGCTCGCGGCGCTGGCGCGGCGCAACGACCTGGACACCTCGGCCGTGGACGACGTGGTGTTCGGCGTCGTGTCCCCGGTCGGCGAGCAGGGCTCGGACATCGCCCGCACCGCCGTCCTGGCGGCCGGGTGGGACCTGCGGCCCGCCGGGGTGCAGCTCAACCGCTTCTGCGCGTCCGGCCTGGAGTCGGTGAACCTCGCGGCGGCCAAGGTGGCGTCCGGGTTCGAGGACCTGGTGGTCGCGGGCGGCGTGGAGTCCATGTCGCGGGTGCCGATGGGCTCGGACGGCGGCGCGTGGATGGCCGACCCGGAGACCAACCTGGCCACGAACTTCGTGCCGCAGGGCGTGAGCGCGGACCTGATCGCCACCCTGGAGGGCTTCAGCCGGGAGGACGTCGACGCGTTCGCCCTCCAGTCGCAGCAGCGGGCCTCGCTCGCGCGGGACAAGGGGTACTTCGAGCGCTCGCTGGTGCCCGTGGTGGACCAGAACGGGGTCGTCGTGCTCGACCACGACGAGGCGATCCGGCCGGAGACCACGCTGGCGGCGCTGGGCGGGCTCAAGCCGTCGTTCCAGTTCCACGGCGACCTCGGGTTCGACGCGGTCGCCATCGACCGGTACCCGTCGGTCGAGCGGATCGACCACGTGCACACGCCGGGCAACTCCTCGCAGATCGTGGACGGCGCGGCGGCCATGCTGATCGGCAGCGCCCGCGCGGGCCGGGACCTCGGCCTCACGCCCCGGGCCCGGGTCGTGTCGGTCGCCGTGGTCGGCTCGGAGCCGACGATCATGCTCACCGGCCCGGCGCCGGCGGCGCGCAAGGCGCTGGACAGGGCGCGGCTGTCGGTGGAGGACATCGACCTGTTCGAGATCAACGAGGCGTTCTCCTCGGTGGTGCTCAAGTTCCGGCGCGAGCTGGACCTGCCCGACGAGAAGGTCAACGTCAACGGCGGCGCGATCGCCATGGGCCACCCGCTGGGCGCGACCGGCTGCATGATCCTGGGCACCCTGCTGGACGAGCTGGAGCGCCGGGACCTGCGCCGGGGCCTGGCCACGCTGTGCGTGGGCGGCGGCATGGGCATCGCGACGATCATCGAGAGGCTCTGA
- a CDS encoding 3-hydroxyacyl-CoA dehydrogenase NAD-binding domain-containing protein, protein MTIHYERDDEGVVTLTMDLSGSANVMNAEYHRAMGEAVARLEAERDEITGVVLTSAKKMFFAGGDLNLLITLTPENAGEALGFLEEVKGQLRRLETLGRPVVAAVNGAALGGGFEIALACHHRVVLDDDKIKVGLPEVTLGLLPGGGGVTRLVRLLGVQPALPLLMEGRQLRPARALQAGIVDALAPSKEDLIAQARAWIKANPAPQQPWDRPGYSVPDVKFGDPNVYGLLAAAPAVLRKKTHGAYPAPEKILAAAVEGALVDFDTALEVEGRYFLELVTGQVSKNMISTFWFQLNEIGAGGSRPSTVDATKVGRLGVLGAGMMGAGIAEVSAKAGIEVVLKDVTLEGATRGANGVPGITPTDSDADLAGCDLVIEAVFENRALKNEVLPAAESSALPDAVIASNTSTLPITGLASAVADPTRFIGLHFFSPVPKMRLVEIIRGEQTSDETLARAFDYVLQIGKTPIVVNDSRGFYTSRTFGTYVTEAVSMIAEGVRPALVENVAKRSGMAVGPLAVSDEVTLTLQLKIRDQTLADDPATAGALGEHPAFGVLEELVAEGRTGKSGGAGFYEYPEGGKKFLWPGLARYARDDAGVTERDVEDRLLFIQSLETVRCLDEGVLTSVGDANVGSVFGFGFAPWSGGTLQFVNSYGLSEFVERADYLADTYGERFRPPASLRERAAKGEKF, encoded by the coding sequence ATGACCATCCACTACGAGCGCGACGACGAGGGTGTCGTCACCCTCACCATGGACCTGTCGGGCTCGGCGAACGTGATGAACGCCGAGTACCACCGGGCGATGGGCGAGGCGGTCGCCCGGCTGGAGGCCGAGCGCGACGAGATCACCGGGGTGGTGCTGACCTCGGCCAAGAAGATGTTCTTCGCGGGCGGCGACCTGAACCTGCTGATCACGCTCACGCCGGAGAACGCGGGCGAGGCGCTCGGGTTCCTGGAGGAGGTGAAGGGCCAGCTGCGCCGGCTGGAGACGCTGGGCAGGCCGGTCGTCGCGGCGGTCAACGGCGCGGCGCTGGGCGGCGGCTTCGAGATCGCGCTGGCCTGCCACCACCGGGTGGTGCTCGACGACGACAAGATCAAGGTGGGCCTGCCCGAGGTGACCCTGGGCCTGCTGCCCGGCGGTGGCGGCGTGACCCGGCTGGTGCGCCTGCTCGGCGTGCAGCCGGCGCTGCCGCTGCTGATGGAGGGCAGGCAGTTGCGGCCCGCGCGGGCGTTGCAGGCCGGGATCGTGGACGCCCTGGCACCCTCGAAGGAGGACCTGATCGCGCAGGCCCGCGCGTGGATCAAGGCCAACCCCGCGCCGCAGCAGCCGTGGGACCGGCCCGGGTACTCGGTGCCGGACGTGAAGTTCGGCGACCCGAACGTCTACGGGCTGCTCGCCGCCGCGCCCGCCGTGCTGCGCAAGAAGACCCACGGCGCCTACCCGGCCCCGGAGAAGATCCTGGCGGCCGCGGTCGAGGGCGCGCTGGTGGACTTCGACACCGCGCTGGAGGTCGAGGGCCGGTACTTCCTCGAACTGGTCACCGGCCAGGTGTCGAAGAACATGATCTCGACGTTCTGGTTCCAGCTCAACGAGATCGGCGCGGGCGGCTCGCGTCCGTCCACTGTGGACGCCACGAAGGTGGGCAGGCTGGGCGTGCTCGGCGCGGGCATGATGGGCGCGGGCATCGCCGAGGTCAGCGCCAAGGCCGGCATCGAGGTGGTGCTCAAGGACGTCACGCTGGAGGGCGCGACCCGCGGTGCCAACGGCGTCCCGGGCATCACGCCGACCGATTCCGACGCCGACCTGGCCGGGTGCGACCTGGTGATCGAGGCCGTGTTCGAGAACCGCGCGCTGAAGAACGAGGTGCTGCCGGCGGCCGAGTCGTCGGCGCTGCCGGACGCGGTGATCGCCTCCAACACCTCCACCCTGCCGATCACCGGGCTGGCCTCGGCCGTGGCCGACCCGACGAGGTTCATCGGGCTGCACTTCTTCTCGCCGGTGCCGAAGATGCGGCTGGTGGAGATCATCCGCGGCGAGCAGACCTCGGACGAGACGCTGGCGCGGGCGTTCGACTACGTGCTCCAGATCGGCAAGACGCCGATCGTGGTCAACGACAGCCGCGGCTTCTACACCTCGCGGACGTTCGGCACGTACGTGACCGAGGCCGTGTCGATGATCGCCGAGGGCGTGCGGCCGGCGCTGGTCGAGAACGTCGCCAAGCGGTCCGGCATGGCCGTGGGGCCGCTCGCCGTCTCCGACGAGGTGACGTTGACGCTCCAGCTCAAGATCCGCGACCAGACCCTGGCCGACGACCCGGCCACCGCCGGCGCGCTGGGCGAGCACCCGGCGTTCGGCGTGCTGGAGGAGCTGGTCGCCGAGGGGCGCACCGGCAAGTCCGGCGGGGCCGGGTTCTACGAGTACCCCGAGGGCGGCAAGAAGTTCCTGTGGCCGGGGCTGGCCCGGTACGCGCGCGACGACGCCGGCGTGACCGAGCGCGACGTCGAGGACCGGCTGCTGTTCATCCAGTCGCTGGAGACCGTGCGGTGCCTGGACGAGGGCGTGCTGACCTCGGTCGGGGACGCGAACGTGGGCAGCGTGTTCGGGTTCGGGTTCGCGCCGTGGAGCGGCGGGACGCTGCAGTTCGTGAACTCCTACGGGCTGTCGGAGTTCGTGGAGCGGGCCGACTACCTGGCCGACACCTACGGCGAGCGCTTCCGGCCGCCGGCGTCGCTGCGCGAGCGCGCCGCGAAGGGCGAGAAGTTCTGA